The nucleotide sequence ACCAGGACGCCATTGATGCCTCGATTGTTAATATGTTGGCCGACCCTAAGGAGGTACACAATTCAATCCATTTTCACTTCTCCTGCAGCAGCATGCCTGATTGAAGCAGCTCATCCTTATTCTGATTTGTTGATGTTTTTGTAGGCAAGAGCAGGAATCACTGAGGTGCATTTCCTGCCCTTCAATCCCGTCGACAAGCGCACAGCAATCACCTACATCGATGCCAATGGCGACTGGCACAGATGCAGCAAGGGTGCACCTGAGCAAGTAAGCCCTTGTACCAATACTACCGAGCACATTTTATGCATCGGATCCCATGAAAACTCCAAACGTAAATATTTTgagggaagaaaaaaatattgataacCAACTATTTTACTTGTCTACCAGATCATTGACCTTTGCGATCTCAAGGGAGAAGCAAGGAAGAAGGCCCATGCTGTCATTGACAACTATGCAGAACGCGGTCTCCGCTCATTGGGAGTTTCTCGACAGGTGAATAACCACGACGAAATGCCTCAATGGTGTTTGTTCTGTTTCTAACCCCAGAAAGATGAATTTCCTGACATAAATTCGATTCCATTCTCTATGATTTTACAGACAGTTCCTGAGAAGACAAAGGAGAGCGCCGGCAATCCATGGGAGTTTGTCGGTTTACTGCCTCTCTTTGATCCTCCCAGGCACGACAGTGCTGAGACTATCCGCCGTGCTCTTGAGCTCGGTGTAAATGTTAAGATGATCACTGGTGACCAACTTGCCATTGGGAAAGAGACTGGTCGCAGGCTTGGCATGGGAACTAACATGTATCCGTCATCCACCCTTCTAGGACAGAGCAAGGACGAGTCCATTGCCTCCATGCCTGTTGATGAGCTCATCGAAAAGGCTGATGGATTCGCCGGAGTCTTTCCTGGTAACTAAAACACTTTTTTTCGAGTGCCAATAGCAACTCCCGTTAGTggttttaaacttaaaaactaaTGCACATATATTTGTGGCATACAGAGCACAAGTACGAGATTGTAAAGAAGCTACAGGAGAGGAAGCACATCTGCGGGATGACTGGAGATGGTGTGAATGATGCCCCGGCGCTCAAGAGGGCGGACATTGGTATTGCCGTGGCAGATGCAACTGACGCAGCCAGGAGCGCGTCGGACATTGTCCTGACAGAGCCTGGGCTAAGTGTGATTGTGAGTGCCGTCTTGACAAGCAGGGCCATCTTCCAGAGGATGAAGAACTACACAATCTACGCTGTTTCCATCACAATCCGTATTGTGGTGGGATTCATGCTCGTTGCTCTCATCTGGAAGTTCGACTTCTCGCCTTTCATGGTCTTGGTTATCGCTGTCCTGAACGATGGGACCATCATGACCATCTCCAAGGACAGAGTGAAGCCGTCTCCTCTCCCTGACTCATGGAAGCTCAAGGAAATCTTCGCCACTGGCGTTGTCCTTGGAACCTACATGGCTGTCATGACCGTGGTCTTCTTTTGGCTTGCAAATAGCACCAACTTCTTCGGAGTATGTAAACAAACTCTTAGAGATCAAAAATCAAATGCCAACACTCAACTGATGATTTAAGTCTAATACAAATGCTAAAAAGATCTCTACTTTTTACAGAAACATTTTGGAGTGCACAATATTTCAGACAACCCGAAACAGCTTAACTCGGCTATCTACCTACAAGTGAGCATCATCAGCCAAGCGCTCATCTTCGTGACTCGATCAAGGAGCTGGTCCTTCGTGGAACGCCCTGGTCTCATGCTTATGGTCGCCTTTCTTGCAGCTCAGTTGGTTAGTATATCATTTTACCATTTGAAACTCAATTTCCGTCTCACTTTATGTGCCACTTAGATTCTAAAAAATAAGTACTTCCGATACAGTTGGTAGTATTTTTCGCTTTTCACCATAACTTACCTTGCTAATTTGGGGTACCTTTTTCTTCAGGTGGCCACGCTCATCGCTGTGTACTGCAGCTGGGGCTTTGCCAGAATCGAAGGCGTTGGATGGGGATGGGCCGGTGTCATCTGGATCTACAGCATCGTCACCTACTTCCCCCTCGATATCTTCAAGTTCATTATCCGCTACGCATTGACCGGGAAGGCCTGGGATAACATTGTCCAGAACAAGGTTTGTTTTTCACGCTCTACCATAAAAACGTTACTCCTTTTACTCTTTTCACTCGTTTCCCGACCTAATCTTGCTTGCTAATGTTTTGTTTACGCACAAAGACCGCCTTCACATCGAACAATGACTACGGAAAGGGGGCAAGAGAAGCGCAATGGGCGTCAGCTCAGCGTTCGCTCAGCGGTCTCCAGCCTCCGGAAGCATTGTTCCACGGCAACCACGGGGAGCAGGCGGAGCTAGCTGAGCAGGCCAAGAGGCGCGCGGAAGTCGCTAGGTAAAATGATGCTTCCttgtacaaaaacaaaaaaagggcaCTCAAAAAACAGCAGCATGCTTCCTacgttggagaaatttttagttgtgattgGAATACgaatggtacaccacgtgtttttatgtaagtggtggaaaattttaatttttaagttattaaccttttaacacatatatcccaccatttatataaggACACGTGGTGTACCGTCTCATGTGAcgattacactgaaaaatcctCCCTATGTTGGTTCGTTCGAGGCCTATATGTTTTGAACAAATCGATACACGTATATACgcgaataaaataataaaaattatttgaatttttgcatCTGATGTTCTATGTTATGCATGCAGGCTGAGGGAACTGCACACGTTAAAGGGACACGTCGAATCAGTGGTTAAGCTGAAGGGGCTAGACATTGACACCATCCAACAACACTACACTGTTTAGAACACTTGCTGAAAAGGCAAAGGTGGACGCAAGGAGTGCTCAGAGGGAAGCTAcaacgatatatatatatatttacaaatatatagtatttatatatattttatgttatGAAAGTAGAGATGGTAAATGCTGGGAAAGCCAGCTGAATGGATTTGTCTTTATATTAGATATTGGAAAAAACTAAACCTCTTTGGGATGGAATGAAGATGAATTATTGGGGttattttctactttttttttaagatagGCTAAAACATTCATGTGTTTAAGGCACACTATCCTctcacctttttattttattttttatttttttatttttataagaatGAGGGATTGTATTGCCTAGGAATCAATAGTGCAAGAAGAATTTAGTGGTTCACAGTGAAATTATTCCAAGATTAATTATCATGCATGATTAACGAAATCTCAACCGAGTTCAAATTTtctgtatttattttgtatgtggCTTCTATCATTAATTGACACATCCTTAACCTTATGATCATAAATTTAGCACGCGTCAATCGCTAATAGAGgtcacacacacaaaaataagTACAAAATATTTGATTTCATCTCAACATGGGTTTGTTACAAGTGTATTATAAATCTTTTTACTATAAATCCGTACT is from Pyrus communis chromosome 10, drPyrComm1.1, whole genome shotgun sequence and encodes:
- the LOC137748910 gene encoding ATPase 8, plasma membrane-type, yielding MANISLEDVKNENVDLERIPVEEVFEQLKCTKGGLTAEEGQKRLQIFGPNKLEEKKECKVLKFLGFMWNPLSWVMECAAIMALVLANGGGKPTDWPDFVGIMVLLLINSTISFIEENNAGNAAAALMASLAPKTKVLRDGKWGEQEAEILVPGDVISIKLGDIVPADARLLEGDPLKIDQAALTGESLPVTRNPGDEVFSGSTCKQGEIEAVVIATGVHTFFGKAAHLVDSTNQVGHFQKVLTSIGNFCICSIAVGMVIEILVMYPIQHRAYRDGIDNLLVLLIGGIPIAMPTVLSVTMAIGSHRLSQQGAITKRMTAIEEMAGMDVLCSDKTGTLTLNKLTVDKSLIEVFPKNVDKDGVVLLSARASRVENQDAIDASIVNMLADPKEARAGITEVHFLPFNPVDKRTAITYIDANGDWHRCSKGAPEQIIDLCDLKGEARKKAHAVIDNYAERGLRSLGVSRQTVPEKTKESAGNPWEFVGLLPLFDPPRHDSAETIRRALELGVNVKMITGDQLAIGKETGRRLGMGTNMYPSSTLLGQSKDESIASMPVDELIEKADGFAGVFPEHKYEIVKKLQERKHICGMTGDGVNDAPALKRADIGIAVADATDAARSASDIVLTEPGLSVIVSAVLTSRAIFQRMKNYTIYAVSITIRIVVGFMLVALIWKFDFSPFMVLVIAVLNDGTIMTISKDRVKPSPLPDSWKLKEIFATGVVLGTYMAVMTVVFFWLANSTNFFGKHFGVHNISDNPKQLNSAIYLQVSIISQALIFVTRSRSWSFVERPGLMLMVAFLAAQLVATLIAVYCSWGFARIEGVGWGWAGVIWIYSIVTYFPLDIFKFIIRYALTGKAWDNIVQNKTAFTSNNDYGKGAREAQWASAQRSLSGLQPPEALFHGNHGEQAELAEQAKRRAEVARLRELHTLKGHVESVVKLKGLDIDTIQQHYTV